CCCCTCCATCGTGAGAGTGCATCACATAACAAGAATCATTATATACCAAGAGATTCGGTGCATTTATTATTATCTATCAGGGTTCTCGGATATGGTTCGTGGTAATTCCAAACACGGTATCGACCGCCGTCGTTTTCTGAAATCGACCGCAGGCGTGGCTGCAGCGGCCGCAATAGCCGGCTGTTCGGGCGGCCCCGGCGGAAGCGGTGACGAAGGCGGCGACGGAACGCAGTTCGTCACCATCGGCACCGGTGGCACGGGCGGTGTCTACTACCCGCTGGGCGGCGGGATGGCAGACATCATGAACAAGAACTTAGAGAACGTCGAGGCCACGGCGGAGTCCACAGGGGCCTCCGTCGAGAACTGTCGTCTCGTCGCTGACGAGGAGATGACGATGGCGCTCGCCCTCGGCAACGCCGTCTTGCTCGCGGTCAACGGCGAGGGCGACTTCGACGAAGCGCTCGACCTGAAGGCGGCGTTCGGTGCCTACCAGAACAGCACGCAGGTCATCACGACGCAGGGCTCGGGCATCGAGACCATCCCGGACATGGAGGGCAAGTCCATCTCCGTGGGTGCACCCGGCTCCGGGACGGAGGTCATCGCGAAGGAACTGCTGAACTGGTACGACCTCACCTACGACGACATTGACGCCCAGCGTCTCTCCTTTTCCGAGACGGCGACGGCGATTCAGGACGGACAGGTCGACGCCGGCTTCTGGTCGGTCGCCTATCCTGCCTCCTCGATTCAGAACCTCGCGAGTCAGCGTGACATCGCCTTCGTGACGTTCCCAGAGGAGGACCTAAACCAGATTACCTCCGAGTACGACTACTACTCGAAGGGCACGATTCCAGCGGGCACCTATCAGGGTGTAGACGAGGAAGTGCAGGTTCCCGGCGTCACGAACACGATGATCGTCCGCAGCGGCATGAGCGAG
This sequence is a window from Haladaptatus sp. QDMS2. Protein-coding genes within it:
- a CDS encoding TAXI family TRAP transporter solute-binding subunit, with protein sequence MVRGNSKHGIDRRRFLKSTAGVAAAAAIAGCSGGPGGSGDEGGDGTQFVTIGTGGTGGVYYPLGGGMADIMNKNLENVEATAESTGASVENCRLVADEEMTMALALGNAVLLAVNGEGDFDEALDLKAAFGAYQNSTQVITTQGSGIETIPDMEGKSISVGAPGSGTEVIAKELLNWYDLTYDDIDAQRLSFSETATAIQDGQVDAGFWSVAYPASSIQNLASQRDIAFVTFPEEDLNQITSEYDYYSKGTIPAGTYQGVDEEVQVPGVTNTMIVRSGMSEDFVYKLTKAVFEHLDSLADVHPAANQFESTARAAPIELHPGSVKYFDEAGL